In Paenibacillus stellifer, the DNA window AACGGTTTTGGCTCATGTATGAGCTCTTGATTAACTTCATCGGCATCCCCTCTCTTGCACAGCGAAATTAGTTCATTAATACGTTCTTCAATGCATTTGTCCAAGAGATCATATTTGTCCATGTAGTGTAGATAAATGGTACCACGGTTAACATTGGCGCGTTCCGCAATATCGTTAATCGTAATGGCTTCGAAATCTTTTTCCTCGAACAGCTCCAAAAAGGACTTCGTAATGGATTGCTTTGTGCGGAGAATGCGGCGGTCGGTTTTTACGGCATGTTCCATTGCATTCGTTACCTCCTTAAGATCATCAACAATTCCCGGTGTACTGTTGGATATCCAACATATACGCATCACTTAACCATTGAATATTCGGGTCTACTATCTATAATTTTAATCAACGGACGTCCGATATTCAACGCGTGTTATATATTTGATGGTTAGCAAAGGAGCAGTAACTCATGGAACATATTCAGAACAAAGTGGTTATTATTACAGGAGCCTCCAGCGGCATAGGAGAAGCAACCGCGAAGCTGCTGGCTCAAAATGGCGCGAAGGTCGTATTGGCTGCCAGAAGAGAAGAACGTCTGCAAGCAATCGTTGATGAAATCAGACAGGGGGGCGGTAACGCTTTTTCAGTAAAAGCGGATGTTGTTTCTGCTGAGGACATGAAGAATTTGGCTAAATTCACCTTGAATACGCATGGCCGAATCGATGTATTAATCAACAATGCAGGCATCATGCCGAATTCCAAGCTGTCTGAGCTAAGAGTTGAAGAATGGGATCAAATGATCGATGTGAATATCAAAGGCGTTCTATATGGCATTGCAGCAGTATTGCCAACGATGCGGGAGCAGAAATCCGGCCATATCATCAGCTTATCTTCTACAGCCGGTTATCATGTGGCTCCGGCGTCAGCCGTCTACTCGGCTACCAAGTTCGCCGTAAGAGCTATTTCGGAAGGGCTGCGCCTGGAAGAGTCCCCGACTTCGCACATACGGTCTACCGTGATAGCTCCAGGGCTGACTACAACCGAATTGCTCGATCGCATTACGAGCCCGGAAGTGCAGGCAATGGCCAGTCAAATTAAGGATATGGGCATTTCTCCTTACAGTATTGCTAGAGCCATTACTTTTGCCATAAATGAACCTGATGACACTCTGGTTAGTGAAATTATGGTTAGGCCGACCGTGCTTTGAACATTGGCATTACAAAAATGCCCGCTTATTGAAATAGCGCAGCCCGATGGGCTGCGTTTTTCGCTCAGCTTGTCGAACAGGCTGTCAAATTTCATCAAAGCTTCCAAAACGATTGTACAATCCAGCCTTAACAGCAAAGAACTTGAAAATAGTTTCGCCCGCAAAGACGATTCTATTCTTTGCAAATTGAATCATTATCAGCAATTGATTGCACCCACAAACCTCTCAATTGCAACAGCAACACCATCGTTATCATTTGAATCGGTTATGTGGGTTGCGCAATTTTTCAATTCAATTATCGCGTTCTCCATTGCGATCGGAAATCCGCACATTTGGAATAGTCCTAAATCATTAAAGTCATCCCTGAATACCTGTTGGCTAATCTCATTTGGGATACTAATGTGCCGCTGAGTTTGCTACATCAGATCCACTTTTTATATGTTGAATTTAGATCATTTAGTATATGATGATTCATAGATGATAGAATGTATTCGTTTTCAAAGGAGGTTTCTGCGAATTGACGCGTGTTACGTATCACGATTTTGTGGAGAGGGTGACGGAGCTTGGTTTCCTGTTTCCTCCGGACAAGACCCTGAAAGGGTTCCCGACCATTAACGATTTTGTACCGGAGAGCCAATGGTGGACCAATGATCCTGAACTCGACCCCTGGCTCTGGAAAGACCGGGTAGCAGAGGAGAAGAAGCTGGCGTACGGCACCTTTTTTAATGGGAAAAAGGGATTCATCGCTCAGCCGTTTTATTCGATATTCATAGACGCCTTTCGGCCGCAGTCAAGCATGGAGGAACGATGGCAATCCGGCAAGCTGGGAGCGTATGAGCGGAAATTCTGGAACCTGCTGACGAGCGAGAATCGTCCTATCGGCACCCACGAATACCGCAAAATGCTCGATAATGAGGACAAATCCGCCAAAAGCGCCTTGGATACAGCAGTAGTCCAACTGCAAATGACCTTCGATGTGACCATTGCCGGCAATGTAGACATGCTGGACAAGAACGGCAATCCATACAATAAAGCCGTGGCTTTCGATACAGTGGAGAACTGGGTGCCCAAGGAATGGCTGTCCATGAATCCGCGTATGAATCACCAGGAAGCATTGGAGAAGCTTTACACCCGGACAGAGCGGATCGGTCAGAGTGTAGACATGAAGCAAATCAAAAAAATGTTCGCCAAATCGCTCAAAGCCTATCAGCGTTTCGGCTGACAGACCTAAGGGAGGATGCACAGCGTGATTGATGTTGGTCTATTTGTGGGGAATATGGAAAAGATGGTAGCCTTCTACTGCGACATTTTGAACTTTGAAACCGATTGGGACGGCGGCCTGTTTGCGACTTTCAAGAAGGACAGGGATCAACTGTTTATGTTTGATCGCAAGCATTTTGCCGAGTCCATAGGCGAGACCTATGTTCCACCGAGCGGCATCAACCTGACCATGGAAATGTACATGCGTTTTGCCACGACTGAGGTGGATCAGGAATACGAGCGGCTGAAAGCGCTGAATGTGAGAATCATTGAAGAGTTATCTACCAAGCCATGGGGGCAGCGGAACTTCTTCATTGCGGACCCGGAGGGAAACATTATTGAAATTGGCGATTAGTCCTCCTCTGAATCAAGACCTCAACGCTTTCTTGCTAAGAATAATATAATGCTCCCATAGGTTGAGACACGGGAGCGTGATAGCATCCGCGTCAAATGAAGTTCTTACAGCGATCATGAATCATCGCTCGATCCGCAAGTTCAAGGACGAGAAGCTGGCGCCGTTCCAAATCGAAACCATCGTTCCTGCCGCGCAGATGGCTTCGTCCTCCCGTTTCATGCAAGCCTACTCGATCATCGGCCTTACCAATCCGGCCTTGAAGCGTGAACTGCGCGAGATCACGAAGACACCGTATATCGAAGAGAATGGACATCTGTTCATTTTCTGCGCAGACCTGAAACGATTCACGGTTATGGGCAATGAACAAGAACAGAGGGACATGCGGACGATGCTGGAGAGCTCCACCGTATACCAGACAGCTGTCATCGACGCATCGCTTGCCGCACAGAACGCCGTTCTGGCCGCAGAATCACTCGGTCTTGGCGCCGTCATTATGGGGTCGGTCAACAAGGACATTCGACGGCTTGACCAGATGCTTGCTCTGCCTGAGTATGTCGTTCCGCTCTTTGGTATCGCCGTCGGCGTACCCGACCAGCAGCCCGAGATTAAGCCTCGGCTTCCGTCTACCAGACCCGCAGCGAGAATAACCGCGACGCCGGCTGGTCACGGAGTCACATCGACTTGCTCAAATTGAAAATGCCGCTCGGCAGCATGACGGAATACTTACACGGAAAGGGCTTAAACGTCATCTGAACGAGGGGGCAGCGGCGATTTCGCTCTACTTAAGATACGGTTCACCGTGATGGTTGATGGCTCAAAAAAGAAGGTGCGAAAAGGCCAGTTCATCACTGGACGCTTGTCGCACCTTCGCTCTGTTGCCTAAATTAACTCGTTGAAATGTCCCTCCGAGTTCACCGTGGCCGTCCGGGGATCAGCCAGACCGATGCCCTTAAAGCCTCCCTTCCACTCATTCCGCAAGAGCGGGGGCTGGTCTTTCGGGGAAGCTGATACAAAATCAACGGAAGCGCTGCTCCCGACTTTCTGCGCGAGTTTGACCTCTAACAGTCGGATTTGTCTCTGCAGCTGCTCTCGGCGGTAAGAACTCTGCGTCTCGCCGTCCTGCGCCGCATTTACCTTGTCCAGCTCCATGATCAGCCGGTCTCGCTGCTTCTCCAGGGAACTGACATCGCTCTGTGTGCCGCCGTAAGCCATAATTGCCTGTACCGAGCTGACTCTTGATAATGTATATTCCGCCATAATCTGTACCTCCCCACTCTTGGCTTCCGCTCCAAATGCAGTCTATTCAAAAGTTCTATTCACAGTTATTACCCGGCCGTCCCCGCCATGACAACATCCTAACCGAATATCAGAAATAATCGTTTTTCGTCCAAGGCACATCTCCAACAGCCGCCTGGCTGCGGACCAAGCCTAACGAAACGGCGAATACTGTTAAACTTGCCGCTACTTATGATAAGGCTCCCCGCGCTGTCTGTAACGGCAAGTTAAAGGGCCATCCTTTGCAGGAATGGCCCTTTCATTTTACTCATTATTAGTATTGTTTTATGACTGGTTCAACTTATAAATCTTCTACACCAGTGGGTAGGTTTTTACTCGCTATATTTGGTTTCGTGTACATTTTATTGAGTATGATCGTTTGTACGATAATGAATATACCGCCAACCGCCCAATACAATGGTAACGCGGCGGGCATCATAAAAGAAAACACACCCATCATGATCGGTGACAACAATCCGATGAAAGCCATTTGGTTATTTTGGTTATTTTGATTTTGCTGATACTGCGCTGAAACGGATTGAGACACGCGGAATTGAACGTAATACACCGCAGCGGCAATAAGCGGCAAAATCATATCTGTTTTCCCCAAGCTAAACCACAGAAAATCGTGAGCTGCAATCTCTGGGGTACGACGAATGGCATAGTAAAATGCGAGGGTGATCGGCCATTGGATAAGCATCGGTAAACACCCCATGTTTAAGGGATTAAATTGATGCTTCTGGTAGAGCTGCATCATCTCGACTTGCTGTTGTTTTTTTGCATCCGCACTGACGTCGTTCTTATACTTCTCCTTAAGTGCAGTTAACTCCGGCTGGAGGACGGCCATCTTTTCTTTCATGTCCATTTGTTTCTTGGCTTGAATCATCAT includes these proteins:
- a CDS encoding AlkZ-related protein, which encodes MTRVTYHDFVERVTELGFLFPPDKTLKGFPTINDFVPESQWWTNDPELDPWLWKDRVAEEKKLAYGTFFNGKKGFIAQPFYSIFIDAFRPQSSMEERWQSGKLGAYERKFWNLLTSENRPIGTHEYRKMLDNEDKSAKSALDTAVVQLQMTFDVTIAGNVDMLDKNGNPYNKAVAFDTVENWVPKEWLSMNPRMNHQEALEKLYTRTERIGQSVDMKQIKKMFAKSLKAYQRFG
- a CDS encoding VOC family protein; amino-acid sequence: MIDVGLFVGNMEKMVAFYCDILNFETDWDGGLFATFKKDRDQLFMFDRKHFAESIGETYVPPSGINLTMEMYMRFATTEVDQEYERLKALNVRIIEELSTKPWGQRNFFIADPEGNIIEIGD
- a CDS encoding nitroreductase family protein; this encodes MNHRSIRKFKDEKLAPFQIETIVPAAQMASSSRFMQAYSIIGLTNPALKRELREITKTPYIEENGHLFIFCADLKRFTVMGNEQEQRDMRTMLESSTVYQTAVIDASLAAQNAVLAAESLGLGAVIMGSVNKDIRRLDQMLALPEYVVPLFGIAVGVPDQQPEIKPRLPSTRPAARITATPAGHGVTSTCSN
- the yidC gene encoding membrane protein insertase YidC, which codes for MKKIFLLQKWAKPILVMLIGVIPIIVLSGCSTASQSISINADSPGIFNHYFIYPFSILIKFFANALHGDYGLSIVMMTFIIRLAIMPLMMIQAKKQMDMKEKMAVLQPELTALKEKYKNDVSADAKKQQQVEMMQLYQKHQFNPLNMGCLPMLIQWPITLAFYYAIRRTPEIAAHDFLWFSLGKTDMILPLIAAAVYYVQFRVSQSVSAQYQQNQNNQNNQMAFIGLLSPIMMGVFSFMMPAALPLYWAVGGIFIIVQTIILNKMYTKPNIASKNLPTGVEDL
- a CDS encoding SDR family oxidoreductase produces the protein MEHIQNKVVIITGASSGIGEATAKLLAQNGAKVVLAARREERLQAIVDEIRQGGGNAFSVKADVVSAEDMKNLAKFTLNTHGRIDVLINNAGIMPNSKLSELRVEEWDQMIDVNIKGVLYGIAAVLPTMREQKSGHIISLSSTAGYHVAPASAVYSATKFAVRAISEGLRLEESPTSHIRSTVIAPGLTTTELLDRITSPEVQAMASQIKDMGISPYSIARAITFAINEPDDTLVSEIMVRPTVL
- a CDS encoding TetR/AcrR family transcriptional regulator — translated: MEHAVKTDRRILRTKQSITKSFLELFEEKDFEAITINDIAERANVNRGTIYLHYMDKYDLLDKCIEERINELISLCKRGDADEVNQELIHEPKPFFDYLRDHFPFFSSMFSNQRTFVFRDRLQQFISVSLMDKLNKQGNKSDVENEINAQFMTSAFIGVVEWWVRNQMPHSTDFMADQVRKLFEKNQN
- a CDS encoding HAD family hydrolase, which gives rise to MSIPNEISQQVFRDDFNDLGLFQMCGFPIAMENAIIELKNCATHITDSNDNDGVAVAIERFVGAINC